One segment of Mycobacterium spongiae DNA contains the following:
- a CDS encoding class I SAM-dependent methyltransferase codes for MSPPDYGSLRSDDDHWDIVSSVGYTALLVAGWRALHAADPEPVARDEYAEYFIHASADPYLTGLLGGPGTSEDETAFPRLYGVQTRFFDDFFASATQAGIRQAVIVAAGLDSRAYRLEWPAGTTVYEVDLPKVLDFKTRVLGERGAMPKAHRVAVAADLRTDWAVPLTKAGFDPQRPSAWSVEGVLPYLTGDAQHQLFARIDGLSTPTSRVAVGALGSRLDHERLTALESAHPGVDMSGGVDFSALTYDDKTNPDQWLAERGWAVEPVRSTLELQTSYGRTPPDVDVAIDSFMHSQYITAVKE; via the coding sequence ATGAGTCCACCTGACTATGGATCGCTGCGGTCCGACGACGACCACTGGGACATCGTCAGCAGCGTCGGGTACACCGCCTTGCTGGTTGCGGGTTGGCGTGCGCTGCACGCCGCGGACCCTGAGCCGGTGGCCAGGGACGAATACGCCGAGTACTTCATCCACGCGTCCGCCGACCCCTACCTCACCGGGCTGCTTGGCGGCCCAGGAACCTCCGAAGATGAAACCGCCTTTCCGCGGCTCTACGGAGTGCAGACCCGCTTCTTCGACGACTTCTTCGCCTCCGCGACCCAGGCTGGCATACGCCAAGCAGTGATCGTCGCCGCAGGTTTGGACTCCCGCGCCTACCGTCTTGAATGGCCAGCCGGAACAACGGTTTACGAGGTCGATCTGCCGAAAGTCCTGGATTTCAAGACTCGGGTGCTTGGCGAGCGCGGTGCCATGCCGAAAGCCCACAGGGTTGCGGTGGCAGCAGATCTGCGCACGGACTGGGCGGTGCCCCTGACGAAGGCGGGTTTCGATCCGCAGCGGCCCAGCGCATGGTCGGTCGAGGGCGTGCTGCCCTACCTCACCGGCGATGCCCAACATCAGCTCTTCGCGCGCATCGATGGGCTTTCGACGCCGACCAGTCGAGTTGCCGTTGGTGCTCTGGGGTCGCGTCTGGACCACGAGCGGCTTACCGCCCTGGAATCGGCCCATCCCGGAGTCGATATGTCCGGTGGCGTGGACTTCTCAGCTCTGACCTACGACGACAAAACCAACCCGGACCAGTGGTTGGCCGAGCGCGGATGGGCGGTGGAACCCGTCCGCAGCACACTGGAGTTGCAGACCAGCTACGGCAGGACACCGCCGGATGTCGACGTAGCTATCGACAGTTTCATGCACTCCCAATACATCACCGCGGTTAAGGAGTGA
- a CDS encoding flavin-containing monooxygenase, producing MRSPYSGLPFTTSTPAIAAALQDVSIPTLLLSLVHITGDPRFIRDFKPMGIFLNEVQGFMSDEDKARAREAALPVIADYRDRGCPDPKPLSGELIREMLDWLACEHVPDDYLPLISEELDLDGVDPRRPAALEAANGFPVVVIGCGESGILAGIRLKQANIPFTIVEKNAGPGGTWWENSYPGARVDVANHFYCYSFEPNNDWTHFFAEQHELQGYFTQVMNKHELADRVRWNTEVLSAEWNDDEGVWGVSVRSVDGQRSTLYARAVITAVGQLNRPNIPEFDGIDTFEGPSFHSATWDHRVDLTGKRVALVGAGASGFQIAPAIAPDVGHLTVFQRTAQWMFPNAMYHDRVGDGVRWAMRHLPFYGRWYRFLLLWPGADKGLEAARSDPSYADQDYAVSDLNAAARMMFTQWISSQVGDGTDLLAKVMPDYPATGKRTLQDNGSWLQTLQRDNVELVRTPIQRIAPRGVVTADGAAHDVDIIIYATGFRHTDVLWPLTITGRNGIDLRDMWGTRPYAYLGITIPAFPNLFLLYGPGTHLAHGGSLIFQSELQMRYINLCLQRLAQPDALSLEPTSRAATEWHQRSQAEIKKMVWSHPAVEHSYFKNADGEIHTVSPWRLNEYWAAVREPDFSQFVLRQRK from the coding sequence ATGCGCAGTCCCTATTCCGGCCTGCCGTTTACGACGTCTACACCCGCGATTGCCGCCGCTCTGCAGGACGTGAGTATCCCGACCTTGCTGCTGTCGCTGGTGCACATCACCGGCGATCCTCGTTTCATCCGCGACTTCAAGCCCATGGGCATCTTCCTCAACGAGGTCCAGGGCTTCATGTCCGACGAAGACAAGGCTCGCGCCCGCGAGGCGGCGCTACCAGTGATTGCCGACTATCGAGACCGCGGCTGCCCTGATCCGAAACCGCTGAGCGGCGAGCTGATCCGAGAAATGTTGGACTGGTTGGCCTGCGAACATGTTCCCGACGACTATCTGCCGTTGATCTCCGAAGAGCTGGACCTCGACGGCGTCGACCCACGGCGACCCGCGGCGCTCGAGGCAGCGAACGGGTTTCCGGTCGTCGTGATCGGCTGCGGCGAATCGGGCATCTTGGCCGGAATCCGGCTCAAACAGGCGAACATCCCGTTCACCATCGTGGAGAAGAACGCGGGGCCCGGCGGAACGTGGTGGGAGAACAGCTATCCCGGCGCCCGGGTGGACGTGGCGAACCACTTCTATTGTTACAGCTTCGAGCCCAATAACGACTGGACCCACTTCTTCGCCGAACAACACGAATTACAAGGCTATTTCACCCAGGTCATGAACAAGCACGAGCTGGCTGACCGGGTGCGATGGAACACCGAGGTGCTCTCGGCCGAGTGGAACGACGACGAGGGTGTCTGGGGCGTCTCGGTACGTTCGGTTGATGGCCAGAGGAGCACGCTGTACGCACGAGCGGTCATCACCGCCGTGGGACAGCTAAATCGGCCTAATATTCCCGAATTCGACGGAATCGACACGTTCGAAGGGCCATCGTTTCACTCGGCAACGTGGGATCACCGCGTTGATCTGACCGGCAAGCGCGTCGCCCTGGTCGGGGCTGGCGCCAGCGGATTTCAGATCGCGCCGGCCATCGCGCCGGACGTCGGGCACCTCACCGTGTTCCAGCGCACCGCCCAATGGATGTTTCCCAACGCGATGTATCACGACCGGGTTGGTGACGGTGTGCGTTGGGCGATGCGGCATCTGCCGTTCTACGGCCGGTGGTATCGCTTCCTGCTGCTCTGGCCAGGTGCCGACAAGGGCCTCGAGGCGGCTCGGAGCGACCCGAGTTATGCCGACCAGGACTATGCCGTCAGTGACCTCAACGCAGCCGCGCGAATGATGTTCACCCAATGGATCAGCAGCCAAGTCGGCGACGGCACCGATCTGTTGGCCAAGGTGATGCCGGACTATCCCGCCACGGGCAAACGCACGCTGCAGGACAATGGCAGCTGGCTGCAGACCCTACAGCGGGACAACGTCGAGTTGGTACGGACACCGATCCAGCGGATCGCGCCGCGCGGCGTCGTCACAGCAGATGGGGCAGCTCACGACGTTGACATCATCATCTACGCCACCGGGTTCCGGCACACGGACGTGTTGTGGCCGTTGACAATCACCGGTCGCAACGGGATCGACCTGCGCGACATGTGGGGAACTCGCCCCTATGCGTACCTGGGCATCACGATCCCGGCATTCCCCAACCTGTTTCTCCTCTACGGGCCTGGAACTCACCTTGCCCACGGCGGGAGCCTGATCTTCCAGTCCGAACTGCAGATGCGCTATATCAACCTGTGTTTGCAGCGGCTGGCACAGCCCGATGCGCTTTCCCTGGAACCCACTTCACGCGCGGCAACCGAATGGCATCAACGCTCGCAAGCCGAAATCAAGAAGATGGTGTGGTCACACCCCGCCGTCGAACACTCCTACTTCAAGAACGCCGACGGGGAGATTCACACCGTCAGCCCGTGGCGTCTCAACGAATACTGGGCCGCGGTCCGCGAGCCCGACTTCTCCCAATTTGTTCTGCGCCAACGAAAGTGA
- a CDS encoding HNH endonuclease signature motif containing protein: MFDEVLSGCDEVQSRCDELVERCYPSSTVRSGVLVDAICAAARAENRGAAAQLVAIGELFAYRLTRCSDTEDWAIDTMAAVSAEVAAALRISQGLASSRLRYARAMRERLPRVGEVFNTGEIDYRMFQTIVYRTDLITDRDVLAAVDAELAAKVTRWPSMTRSRLGGQIDKIVARADADAVRRHKKNQTDREIWIGANEGGTSEIHGSLFTPDANALDKRLTALAATVCERDPRSREQRRADALGALAAGADRLGCRCGRAACSAGQRPSATPVVIHVIAEQATINGTGSAPASEIGADGLITADLVAELAASAKMVPLVHPADAPPEPGYVPSTALADFVRCRDMTCRWPGCDQPAADCDLDHTIPYADGGPTHAANLKCYCRTHHLVKTFWGWRDQPLSDGTVIVTSPAGRTYVTTPASALLFPSLCRATGALPAPEADPPPDDPAGRTARMPRRRRTRADDRAHRIATERRHNRNTRTRNTRTAHLVESATSTGPAPPNNNDPPPF, encoded by the coding sequence ATGTTCGATGAGGTGCTGTCCGGGTGTGACGAGGTGCAGTCTCGGTGTGATGAGTTGGTCGAGCGGTGCTATCCCTCGTCGACCGTGCGGTCGGGGGTGTTGGTGGATGCGATCTGCGCGGCGGCGCGCGCGGAGAATCGGGGCGCGGCCGCGCAGCTGGTGGCGATTGGCGAGTTGTTCGCCTATCGGCTGACACGCTGTTCGGACACCGAAGACTGGGCGATCGACACCATGGCGGCGGTGAGCGCGGAGGTGGCCGCAGCCCTGCGGATCAGTCAGGGACTGGCCAGCAGCCGGCTGCGGTATGCCCGGGCGATGCGCGAGCGGCTGCCGCGGGTGGGCGAGGTCTTCAACACCGGTGAGATCGACTATCGGATGTTTCAGACGATCGTGTATCGCACCGATCTGATCACCGACCGCGACGTGCTGGCCGCCGTGGACGCCGAGTTGGCCGCCAAGGTGACCCGCTGGCCGTCGATGACCCGCAGTCGGCTGGGCGGGCAAATCGACAAGATCGTGGCCCGCGCCGACGCGGATGCGGTGCGGCGACACAAGAAGAATCAGACCGACCGGGAGATCTGGATCGGGGCGAATGAGGGTGGCACCTCGGAAATCCACGGCAGTTTGTTCACCCCCGACGCCAATGCCCTTGACAAGCGGTTGACCGCCTTGGCAGCCACGGTGTGCGAGCGCGATCCCCGCAGCCGGGAGCAGCGCCGCGCGGATGCGCTCGGCGCCCTGGCGGCCGGAGCCGACCGGCTGGGCTGTCGCTGCGGGCGAGCCGCCTGCTCCGCCGGACAGCGACCCTCGGCCACTCCGGTGGTGATCCACGTGATTGCCGAGCAGGCCACGATCAACGGCACCGGCAGCGCACCGGCTTCCGAGATCGGCGCCGACGGGCTCATCACCGCCGACCTGGTGGCCGAACTGGCCGCATCAGCCAAGATGGTGCCGCTGGTTCATCCGGCCGATGCCCCGCCCGAGCCGGGGTATGTGCCGTCGACGGCGCTGGCCGATTTTGTGCGTTGTCGGGATATGACCTGCCGCTGGCCCGGCTGCGACCAGCCCGCAGCTGATTGTGATCTCGACCACACGATCCCGTATGCCGACGGCGGGCCCACCCACGCCGCCAACCTGAAGTGTTATTGCCGCACCCATCACCTCGTCAAGACTTTTTGGGGTTGGCGTGATCAGCCGTTGTCCGACGGGACCGTGATCGTGACGTCACCGGCGGGACGGACCTATGTCACCACCCCCGCCAGCGCATTATTGTTTCCCAGCCTGTGCCGGGCCACCGGTGCGCTACCAGCACCCGAGGCCGACCCACCGCCCGACGACCCTGCCGGCCGCACCGCGAGGATGCCCCGCCGCCGCCGCACCCGCGCCGACGACCGCGCCCACCGCATCGCGACCGAGCGCCGCCACAATCGCAACACCCGCACCCGCAACACCCGCACCGCCCACCTCGTCGAATCCGCCACCTCCACCGGCCCGGCCCCACCCAACAACAACGACCCCCCACCGTTCTGA
- a CDS encoding DUF7159 family protein, with protein MDTVLGLSVTPTTVGWVLAEGHSADGAILDHNESHLSGGRGISAVHAAEQTAAEVLRAIEGATAGDDRLRVIGLTWNDEASAQAAVVLESLARAGLDNVVPVRQLDAVETLARAIAPVIGYERTAVCLLDREWATVVMVNTHDGETQSAVKHVRGGYEGLTSWLTGMFDRNAWRPAGVVVVGSDSNINRFSVQLEKVLPVPVFAQTMAQVTVARGAALAAAQRTEFTDTQLLASTSEPTVAPKRSRHYAGAAAVLAAASVTFVGSLSLALGLQLVPEKDPATPRRAVHGSTPRVAEAVTPAMPSSVSATPPAAPQPAPQREPVQPASDSDQIAPDDKPNSMFQQDSTDRAPLLTRVLQHIPGDYRDPASPPPE; from the coding sequence TTGGACACGGTACTGGGGCTATCTGTAACACCAACGACCGTTGGGTGGGTGCTCGCGGAAGGCCATAGTGCCGACGGCGCAATCCTGGACCACAACGAGTCGCATCTCAGCGGCGGCCGTGGCATCAGTGCCGTGCATGCCGCAGAGCAGACAGCAGCCGAAGTACTGCGCGCCATCGAGGGGGCAACCGCGGGCGATGATCGGCTTCGGGTAATCGGATTGACCTGGAACGACGAAGCTTCCGCGCAGGCCGCCGTGGTGTTGGAGTCATTGGCCCGCGCCGGCCTAGACAACGTGGTGCCGGTTCGGCAGCTCGATGCGGTCGAGACGCTGGCGCGAGCCATCGCTCCCGTCATTGGCTACGAGCGAACTGCGGTGTGCCTTCTCGATCGGGAGTGGGCGACGGTCGTCATGGTCAACACCCACGATGGCGAAACACAAAGCGCCGTCAAGCATGTGCGTGGCGGCTACGAGGGATTGACGTCATGGCTGACAGGAATGTTCGACCGCAATGCCTGGCGTCCCGCCGGGGTGGTTGTGGTTGGCTCTGACAGCAACATCAACAGATTCTCGGTGCAGCTGGAGAAGGTCCTGCCAGTACCGGTCTTCGCACAAACGATGGCGCAGGTCACGGTCGCGCGGGGCGCGGCGCTCGCGGCAGCTCAACGCACCGAGTTCACCGACACGCAGCTGTTGGCGAGTACCAGCGAGCCGACTGTCGCACCCAAGCGGTCCCGGCACTACGCCGGTGCCGCGGCCGTGCTGGCCGCGGCTTCGGTGACCTTCGTGGGTTCGCTGTCTCTCGCCCTTGGCCTGCAGCTAGTTCCCGAGAAGGATCCGGCAACGCCGAGGCGCGCGGTGCACGGTTCGACGCCACGGGTCGCCGAGGCGGTGACACCCGCCATGCCGTCATCCGTCAGCGCCACGCCGCCGGCAGCGCCGCAACCTGCACCCCAGCGCGAGCCCGTCCAGCCCGCGTCCGATAGTGACCAGATCGCGCCAGACGACAAACCGAACTCCATGTTCCAACAGGACTCCACCGACCGCGCGCCCCTGCTGACCCGGGTGCTTCAGCACATACCGGGCGACTATCGCGACCCGGCGTCGCCCCCGCCCGAATAG
- a CDS encoding nitronate monooxygenase: MHTAICDELGIEFPIFAFTHCRDVVAAVSKAGGFGVLGAVGFSPEQLEIELDWIDQHIGDHPYGVDIVIPNKYEGMDSHLSAEELASSLRSMVPQEHLDFARKILADHGVPIEDADGDSLQLLGWTEATATPQVEVALRHPKVGMIANALGTPPADMITHVHAAGRKVAALCGSPSQARKHADAGVDIIIAQGGEAGGHCGEVGSIVLWPQVIKEVAPVPVLAAGGIGSGEQIAAALALGAQGAWTGSQWLMVEEAQNTPVQQAAYAKATSRDTVRSRSFTGKPARMLRNDWTEAWEEPDNPKPLGMPLQYMVSGMAVRATNRYPNETVDVAFNPVGQVVGQFTKVERTSSVIERWVQEYLEATTRLDELNAAAGV; encoded by the coding sequence ATGCACACTGCCATTTGCGATGAGCTAGGTATCGAGTTTCCGATCTTCGCTTTCACCCACTGCCGCGATGTGGTCGCCGCGGTCAGCAAGGCCGGAGGGTTTGGCGTTCTCGGGGCGGTCGGGTTCAGCCCCGAGCAGCTTGAGATCGAACTCGACTGGATCGATCAGCACATCGGTGACCACCCCTACGGGGTCGACATTGTGATCCCGAACAAGTACGAGGGCATGGATTCGCATCTCTCGGCCGAGGAGCTTGCGAGCTCGTTGCGATCGATGGTCCCGCAGGAGCACCTGGATTTCGCGCGCAAGATCCTCGCCGATCATGGTGTCCCGATCGAGGACGCCGACGGGGACAGCCTGCAGCTCCTCGGATGGACCGAGGCGACGGCAACCCCCCAGGTCGAGGTCGCACTGCGGCATCCCAAGGTCGGCATGATCGCCAACGCGCTTGGCACGCCGCCGGCGGACATGATCACGCATGTGCACGCCGCCGGCCGGAAGGTAGCCGCACTCTGTGGCTCGCCCTCCCAGGCGCGCAAACATGCCGACGCGGGCGTCGACATCATCATCGCCCAGGGCGGCGAGGCCGGCGGTCACTGCGGCGAAGTGGGCTCAATCGTGTTGTGGCCGCAGGTCATTAAGGAGGTTGCCCCCGTTCCGGTGCTGGCCGCCGGCGGCATCGGCAGCGGCGAGCAGATCGCTGCGGCATTGGCATTGGGAGCTCAAGGTGCATGGACTGGCTCACAGTGGCTGATGGTCGAGGAAGCGCAGAACACCCCGGTTCAGCAGGCAGCATATGCCAAGGCGACGAGCCGGGACACCGTCCGCAGCCGTTCGTTCACTGGCAAGCCTGCTCGGATGCTGCGCAACGATTGGACCGAGGCCTGGGAGGAGCCGGACAACCCGAAACCGCTCGGAATGCCCTTGCAGTACATGGTCTCCGGTATGGCTGTGCGGGCGACGAATAGGTACCCGAACGAGACCGTCGATGTCGCGTTCAATCCCGTCGGCCAGGTGGTCGGTCAATTCACCAAGGTGGAGAGAACTTCTTCGGTCATCGAGCGGTGGGTGCAGGAATACCTCGAGGCGACGACCAGGCTGGACGAACTCAACGCCGCCGCCGGCGTGTAA
- a CDS encoding YceI family protein, producing the protein MWTLDESDGDLTVRTGVRGRAARMGHRLTIAMTRWRATVTWAGTAPVAAELSVEVDSFEVLRGEGGVKGLSATEKALVRSNALRSLNAGRYPEIRFTSDTVDKTGDGYRLAGTLNIRGKSRDHVIDLGTEDLGDSWRMSAESRLRQSDYGVKPYSLLMGSLQVADEVSVSFAAVRAKDV; encoded by the coding sequence ATGTGGACCCTTGACGAATCCGACGGCGATTTGACCGTTCGCACTGGAGTCCGGGGACGGGCCGCGCGCATGGGCCATCGTCTGACTATTGCGATGACGCGATGGCGGGCCACGGTGACGTGGGCCGGCACTGCGCCTGTTGCCGCGGAGCTTTCTGTCGAAGTGGATTCCTTCGAGGTACTGCGCGGCGAGGGTGGCGTCAAGGGGTTGTCCGCGACGGAGAAGGCCTTGGTGCGGTCCAACGCGCTGAGATCTCTGAACGCCGGCCGTTACCCCGAGATCCGTTTCACCTCCGACACCGTCGACAAGACCGGTGACGGGTACCGGCTGGCCGGGACCCTGAATATCCGCGGAAAGTCGCGAGATCATGTAATCGATTTAGGCACAGAGGATCTCGGTGATTCATGGCGTATGTCTGCCGAATCGAGGCTGCGGCAGTCCGACTATGGCGTCAAGCCCTACTCGCTGCTGATGGGCTCGCTGCAGGTGGCCGATGAAGTGTCGGTGTCCTTCGCCGCCGTTCGAGCCAAAGACGTTTGA
- the ag85B gene encoding diacylglycerol acyltransferase/mycolyltransferase Ag85B: MKDVSGKIRAWGRRLIVGAAAAVMLPGLVGLAGGAATAGAFSRPGLPVEYLQVPSPSMGRDIKVQFQSGGDNSPAVYLLDGLRAQEDYNGWDINTAAFEWYYQSGLSIVMPVGGQSSFYSDWYRPACGNNGCTTYKWETFVTSELPQWLSANRSVKPNGSAAVGISMAGSSALILAAYHPQQFVYAGSLSALMDPSQEMGPTLIGLAMGDAGGYKAEDMWGPSSDPAWQRNDPTLQIPKLVANNTRLWVYCGNGTPSELGGANLPAEFLENFVRSSNLKFEEAYNAAGGHNAVFNFNANGTHSWEYWGAQLNAMKGDLQGALGAA; this comes from the coding sequence ATGAAAGACGTGAGCGGGAAGATACGGGCCTGGGGCCGCCGACTTATCGTCGGCGCGGCCGCAGCAGTAATGCTGCCTGGCCTGGTCGGACTCGCCGGCGGAGCGGCAACCGCGGGAGCGTTCTCCCGGCCGGGTCTGCCGGTGGAGTACCTGCAGGTGCCGTCGCCGTCGATGGGCCGCGACATCAAAGTGCAGTTCCAAAGCGGCGGGGACAATTCGCCTGCGGTGTACCTGCTCGACGGCCTGCGCGCGCAGGAGGACTACAACGGCTGGGACATCAACACGGCCGCGTTCGAGTGGTACTACCAGTCGGGCCTGTCGATTGTTATGCCGGTCGGCGGACAGTCGAGCTTCTACAGCGACTGGTACCGACCTGCCTGCGGCAACAATGGCTGCACTACCTATAAGTGGGAAACCTTCGTGACCAGTGAGCTGCCGCAGTGGCTCTCTGCCAACCGGAGCGTGAAGCCCAACGGAAGCGCCGCTGTCGGCATCTCGATGGCTGGCTCGTCAGCGTTGATCCTGGCGGCCTACCACCCGCAGCAATTCGTCTACGCGGGCTCGCTGTCCGCATTGATGGACCCCTCGCAGGAGATGGGGCCCACGCTGATCGGCCTCGCGATGGGCGACGCCGGCGGTTACAAGGCCGAGGACATGTGGGGGCCGTCCAGCGACCCAGCGTGGCAGCGCAACGACCCGACGCTGCAGATCCCCAAGCTGGTTGCCAACAACACTCGCCTTTGGGTCTACTGCGGTAATGGCACCCCGTCCGAGTTGGGCGGTGCGAACCTGCCCGCCGAGTTCCTAGAGAACTTCGTGCGGAGCAGCAACCTCAAGTTCGAGGAGGCCTACAACGCCGCAGGCGGCCACAACGCCGTGTTCAATTTCAACGCCAACGGAACGCATAGCTGGGAGTACTGGGGCGCTCAGCTCAACGCCATGAAGGGTGACCTGCAGGGCGCTCTGGGCGCTGCCTGA
- a CDS encoding zinc-binding dehydrogenase: MRTVVIDAPGSVRVDTQPDPALPGDDAVIVAVTAAGICGSDLHFYEGEYPLAQPVALGHEAVGTVVEAGRQVRTVGVGDLVLVSSVAGCGSCPGCATRDPVRCFSGPRVFGSGALGGAQADLLAVPAADFQVLKIPDGITTEQALLLTDNLATGWAAAQRADISFGDTAAVIGLGAVGLCALRSAFVHGAATVFGVDRVDGRLQRAATWGGTPVVPPAAEAILAATGGRGADAVIDAVGTDASMTDALNMVRPGGTVSVVGVHDLQPFPFPALSCLLRSVTLRMTTAPVQRTWAQLIPLLQAGRLDVDGIFTTTLPLDEAARGYATAESRSGDQVKILLTP; the protein is encoded by the coding sequence ATGCGCACGGTAGTCATCGACGCGCCCGGCAGTGTCCGGGTCGATACCCAGCCGGATCCCGCTCTTCCCGGGGACGACGCAGTGATCGTCGCGGTCACGGCCGCCGGGATCTGCGGCTCCGATCTGCATTTCTATGAGGGTGAATACCCGTTGGCGCAGCCGGTGGCTCTCGGCCACGAGGCGGTCGGCACCGTCGTCGAAGCCGGGAGACAGGTGCGCACCGTTGGGGTGGGCGATCTGGTCCTGGTGTCGTCGGTCGCCGGCTGCGGCAGCTGCCCGGGGTGTGCAACCCGCGACCCGGTGAGGTGCTTCTCCGGGCCGCGGGTTTTCGGCTCCGGTGCGCTGGGTGGCGCCCAGGCGGACCTGCTCGCCGTGCCGGCCGCCGACTTCCAGGTGCTGAAGATCCCCGACGGCATCACCACCGAGCAGGCGCTGCTTCTCACCGACAACCTGGCCACCGGCTGGGCAGCAGCACAGCGCGCCGACATATCCTTCGGCGACACTGCGGCCGTGATCGGCCTGGGTGCGGTCGGGCTGTGCGCACTGCGTAGCGCGTTTGTCCACGGTGCTGCAACGGTTTTCGGCGTCGACCGGGTTGACGGGCGCTTGCAACGCGCGGCCACCTGGGGTGGTACCCCGGTCGTGCCGCCGGCGGCCGAGGCCATCCTCGCCGCAACGGGCGGGCGCGGGGCCGACGCGGTGATCGACGCCGTCGGCACCGACGCCTCGATGACCGACGCGCTCAACATGGTGCGGCCTGGCGGCACCGTCTCCGTTGTCGGTGTGCATGACCTGCAACCGTTTCCGTTTCCGGCCCTCAGTTGTCTGTTGCGCAGCGTGACGCTGCGCATGACGACCGCCCCCGTGCAACGCACCTGGGCGCAATTGATTCCGCTGCTTCAGGCTGGCCGGCTCGACGTCGACGGCATCTTCACCACCACGCTGCCGTTGGACGAAGCGGCCAGAGGGTATGCCACCGCGGAGTCCCGGTCGGGCGATCAGGTGAAGATCTTGCTCACTCCTTAA
- a CDS encoding cytochrome P450, which yields MPTAKPIPNLPPRFDFTDPDIYAERLPVEELGELRQTAPIWWNEQPAGTGGFDDGGFWVVSKHKDVKEISLRSDVFSSLQKSALPRYKEGTVQEQIERGKFVLLNMDDPQHTRLRNIVSRGFTPRAIERLRADLHERARRIVEAAAVEGSGDFVEQVSCELPLQAIAGLLGVPQQDRMKLFHWSNQMVGDEDPEFATNDAITASVELIMYAMQMAADRAKNPGHDIVTKLVEADIDGHKLSEDEFGFFVLLLAVAGNETTRNSITQGMMAFTEFPDQWELYKRERPDTTADEIVRWATPVTSFQRTALQDYELSGVRIKKGQRVVMIYRSANFDEDVFDDPFTFNILRSPNPHVGFGGTGAHYCIGANLARMTIDLMFDAIADTTPDLEPVGKPERLRSGWLNGIKHWQVDYHSGGAAKCPVAH from the coding sequence ATGCCGACCGCGAAGCCGATCCCCAATCTCCCACCCAGGTTCGATTTCACCGACCCGGATATCTACGCGGAGCGGTTGCCGGTGGAAGAACTGGGCGAACTGCGACAAACGGCACCGATCTGGTGGAACGAGCAGCCTGCCGGGACGGGCGGTTTCGATGACGGTGGCTTCTGGGTCGTGTCCAAACACAAGGACGTCAAGGAGATATCGCTGCGTAGCGATGTCTTCTCCAGCCTGCAGAAGAGCGCGCTACCGCGTTACAAGGAGGGCACCGTTCAGGAGCAGATCGAGCGAGGCAAGTTCGTCCTGCTGAACATGGATGATCCGCAGCACACCCGGCTGCGGAACATCGTTTCGCGTGGCTTTACTCCTCGGGCCATCGAGCGTCTGCGCGCGGACCTTCATGAGCGTGCCCGGCGCATTGTCGAAGCTGCGGCAGTGGAGGGTTCCGGCGACTTCGTCGAGCAGGTGTCCTGCGAACTTCCGCTGCAGGCGATCGCCGGGCTACTGGGCGTACCCCAGCAGGACCGGATGAAACTGTTCCACTGGTCTAACCAGATGGTTGGCGACGAGGATCCAGAGTTTGCCACCAACGACGCCATCACGGCGTCGGTCGAACTGATCATGTATGCGATGCAAATGGCGGCCGACCGCGCTAAGAATCCTGGGCACGACATCGTGACGAAGCTGGTCGAAGCCGACATCGACGGTCACAAGCTCTCCGAAGACGAGTTCGGATTCTTTGTCCTTCTGTTGGCGGTCGCCGGGAACGAGACCACTCGCAACTCCATCACCCAGGGCATGATGGCCTTCACCGAATTCCCCGATCAGTGGGAGTTGTACAAGAGGGAGCGCCCCGACACCACCGCTGATGAGATCGTCCGGTGGGCCACCCCGGTCACGTCGTTCCAGCGCACGGCGCTTCAGGACTATGAGTTGTCCGGGGTACGGATCAAGAAAGGTCAACGAGTGGTGATGATCTACCGCTCGGCCAACTTCGACGAAGACGTATTCGACGACCCGTTCACTTTCAACATCCTTCGTAGTCCGAACCCACACGTGGGATTCGGTGGCACCGGAGCGCACTATTGCATCGGAGCGAACCTGGCACGCATGACGATCGACCTGATGTTCGATGCGATCGCCGACACCACACCGGATCTGGAACCGGTCGGCAAGCCGGAGCGGCTACGGTCTGGCTGGCTGAATGGGATCAAGCATTGGCAGGTTGACTACCACAGCGGCGGGGCAGCGAAATGCCCTGTCGCGCACTAG